The Terriglobia bacterium genome window below encodes:
- a CDS encoding DUF6152 family protein, whose amino-acid sequence MKTQTAVLLLGILLLCAAAPLFGHHSFAAEFDGKQRIQLTGIVTKIEWTNPHVWFYVNVQDQATGKFVNWGAEMGSPNALLREGWTRNTMKVGMVVSFTGSRSKDGSNRVNTSSASVDGKKLGAASSEEPPRGEQLP is encoded by the coding sequence ATGAAAACACAAACAGCTGTGCTTCTTTTGGGTATCTTGCTGCTGTGTGCGGCGGCACCCCTGTTCGGGCACCATTCGTTCGCCGCGGAGTTCGACGGCAAACAACGGATACAGTTGACCGGTATCGTCACGAAGATCGAGTGGACCAATCCGCATGTCTGGTTCTACGTGAATGTCCAGGATCAGGCGACCGGAAAATTCGTGAATTGGGGAGCGGAAATGGGCAGTCCCAATGCTCTGCTGCGCGAAGGCTGGACCCGCAACACGATGAAGGTAGGCATGGTCGTAAGCTTCACCGGCAGCCGATCGAAAGATGGAAGCAATCGCGTGAATACCAGCAGCGCCAGCGTGGATGGGAAGAAACTGGGCGCGGCATCAAGTGAAGAGCCACCGCGGGGGGAGCAACTACCGTAG
- a CDS encoding CsbD family protein: MNINEMKGKFNELKGNFKQKWGELTDDDWTQISGSKDKLLGILQQKYGRSKEQAQREIDEFSREDKERKVS; encoded by the coding sequence ATGAACATTAATGAAATGAAGGGGAAGTTCAACGAACTAAAGGGCAATTTCAAACAAAAGTGGGGAGAACTCACGGACGACGACTGGACGCAGATCAGCGGCAGCAAAGACAAGCTGCTCGGCATTCTTCAGCAGAAATACGGCCGCAGCAAAGAGCAGGCGCAGCGCGAAATCGATGAATTTTCAAGAGAGGATAAGGAACGCAAGGTTTCTTAG
- a CDS encoding YtxH domain-containing protein has protein sequence MSRKVRQHKENMEDRNMETMSTEDIGQTTKETLDTVVGKLNDNKLLIGIIGVIAAAGCGAAYYLFATESGKRLRNDIQDKSLDMYDLISEQAANTVERLRGVAQDMMSDKQIGPESGNIRKVA, from the coding sequence ATGAGTCGTAAGGTCAGGCAACACAAGGAGAATATGGAGGACCGGAATATGGAGACGATGTCCACCGAAGACATCGGTCAGACGACAAAAGAAACCCTCGATACGGTTGTCGGGAAGCTGAATGACAATAAACTTCTGATCGGAATTATCGGAGTCATCGCCGCCGCCGGTTGCGGCGCAGCCTACTATCTGTTCGCCACAGAATCCGGAAAGCGCCTGCGCAATGACATCCAGGACAAGTCATTGGATATGTATGACTTGATCTCAGAGCAGGCGGCAAATACGGTGGAACGTCTTCGTGGGGTCGCTCAGGATATGATGTCCGACAAGCAGATCGGACCTGAGTCGGGCAACATCCGCAAAGTTGCGTAG
- a CDS encoding amidohydrolase family protein, producing the protein METLKIPRHIVAIDCHVHPNAKEHEKSDGEYVAVAKKYFKTEVGGFVSYEEMADMYRARNMMCVLLGKDARTNTGLPPITNESLAEAVRAHHDVFIGFGAVDPYMGKWAAEEVHRIADLGLRGLKFQQIFQGFFPNDPRVYPIYEAAQKLGLIVLFHMGTTGIGAGAPGGMGLRLKYGQPMHVDDVAADFPDLTIIAAHPGWPWSDEVLAIAMHKSNVNVDMSGWAPKYFPPNFVQYARTLLQDKMLFGSDWPLLTVERWQKEFAEHHFPETVVRKIMLDNAKRVLRLEQ; encoded by the coding sequence ATGGAAACTCTAAAAATCCCCAGGCACATTGTCGCGATCGACTGCCACGTGCACCCGAATGCAAAGGAACACGAAAAATCCGACGGCGAGTACGTCGCCGTCGCCAAGAAGTATTTCAAAACCGAGGTCGGCGGATTCGTTTCCTACGAGGAAATGGCGGACATGTACCGGGCCCGGAACATGATGTGCGTCCTGCTCGGCAAGGATGCACGCACCAATACCGGCCTGCCTCCGATAACCAATGAATCCTTAGCCGAAGCCGTTCGCGCTCATCACGATGTTTTCATCGGCTTCGGCGCGGTCGATCCCTACATGGGAAAGTGGGCCGCCGAGGAGGTGCATCGCATCGCGGATCTGGGGCTGCGCGGATTGAAATTCCAGCAGATTTTCCAGGGTTTTTTTCCCAACGACCCGCGCGTATATCCCATTTACGAAGCCGCACAAAAACTCGGACTTATCGTTCTGTTTCACATGGGGACAACGGGTATCGGCGCCGGCGCTCCGGGTGGGATGGGACTGCGGCTCAAATATGGACAGCCGATGCATGTCGACGATGTCGCCGCCGATTTTCCAGACTTGACCATCATTGCGGCGCATCCCGGCTGGCCGTGGTCGGACGAAGTACTGGCGATTGCGATGCACAAATCGAATGTGAACGTGGATATGTCGGGCTGGGCGCCGAAATATTTCCCGCCCAATTTCGTTCAGTACGCGCGCACGCTGCTTCAGGACAAAATGTTGTTCGGAAGCGACTGGCCATTGCTGACGGTCGAGCGGTGGCAAAAAGAGTTTGCCGAGCATCATTTTCCGGAGACAGTTGTCCGGAAAATCATGCTCGACAATGCAAAGCGCGTCCTGCGCTTAGAGCAATAG
- a CDS encoding feruloyl-CoA synthase, which produces METAADRVPLKFLARRVDVERRTDGTLVLCSPEPLRPYERCLGEYLERWAREKPDAVFLAERAGEGWRTITWRETRQTVYGIATALLSQGVSVERPVAVLSDNSIDHALMALAAMHIGVPVAPISPAYSLMSRDFAKLRTIIDLIEPGLIFVDHPEQFERALTSIRHHRFELVTSANIARLTQVTDEALVQRIFSSIGPETIAKFLFTSGSTGQPKAVINTQRMLCSNIQSRAQAWPFLDDEPPVLVDWLPWNHTFGGNNDFGMVLAHAGTMYIDAGKPAPGLIETTVRNLREVSATISLNAPRGYDALLPFFEKDAQLRRTFFARLRVILYAAAALPVHVWDRLEQLSIQETGRRMHMVSGWGSTETAPQVTIVHYESRRTSVIGLPSPGYELKMVPVDNTGKYELRVRGSNVTPGYWKRPDLTAAAFDEENFYKMGDAGRFADPEDPAQGIEFAGRLAEDFKLTSATWVHVGALRMRAIAAMAPVAQDIVIAGHDCDDVGFLIFPAPGCCATDQTVRNQVREGMIRLRAEGGGSSTYAARAVLLDEPPSIDAGEITDKGYINQRAVLESRAEIVKRLYAQSPDDLVIVL; this is translated from the coding sequence CGCCGGAGCCGCTGAGGCCTTATGAGCGCTGTCTCGGCGAATACCTGGAGCGCTGGGCCAGGGAGAAACCGGACGCCGTGTTTCTTGCCGAGCGCGCCGGCGAAGGCTGGCGGACGATCACCTGGCGGGAGACACGACAAACGGTGTACGGCATCGCGACGGCGCTTTTATCACAGGGTGTTTCGGTTGAACGGCCGGTCGCTGTTCTTTCGGACAACTCCATCGACCACGCCTTGATGGCTCTGGCCGCAATGCATATCGGAGTGCCTGTCGCGCCGATCTCTCCTGCCTATTCTCTGATGTCGCGCGACTTCGCGAAGCTCCGAACAATCATCGACCTCATCGAGCCCGGACTTATCTTCGTGGATCATCCGGAGCAGTTCGAGCGCGCGTTGACATCCATCCGGCATCACCGTTTCGAGCTCGTGACTTCCGCCAACATCGCCCGCCTGACGCAAGTGACAGACGAAGCGCTGGTCCAGCGGATTTTCTCGTCGATCGGCCCGGAAACGATTGCAAAGTTTCTCTTCACCTCGGGATCGACAGGACAGCCCAAGGCGGTCATCAATACGCAGCGGATGCTCTGCTCGAATATCCAGTCGCGGGCGCAGGCATGGCCGTTTCTCGACGACGAGCCTCCGGTGCTTGTCGACTGGCTGCCATGGAATCACACGTTCGGCGGCAACAATGACTTCGGAATGGTGCTGGCTCACGCCGGCACCATGTACATCGATGCGGGCAAACCCGCTCCCGGTTTGATCGAAACGACGGTGCGGAATCTGCGCGAGGTTTCCGCGACGATCAGCCTGAATGCGCCGCGGGGATATGACGCTCTGCTGCCGTTCTTTGAAAAGGATGCTCAGCTGAGGCGCACGTTCTTTGCGCGGCTGCGCGTGATCTTATATGCCGCAGCGGCGCTCCCGGTACACGTTTGGGACCGTCTCGAGCAACTCTCGATTCAGGAAACCGGGCGGCGTATGCACATGGTGTCGGGGTGGGGTTCGACGGAAACGGCGCCTCAGGTGACGATTGTGCATTATGAATCGCGGCGTACCAGTGTCATCGGCCTGCCCAGTCCCGGCTATGAGCTAAAAATGGTGCCTGTGGACAACACCGGCAAATACGAATTGCGCGTCAGAGGCTCGAACGTCACTCCGGGCTACTGGAAGCGGCCCGATCTGACCGCCGCCGCGTTCGATGAAGAGAACTTCTACAAGATGGGTGATGCCGGACGGTTCGCTGATCCTGAGGATCCGGCACAAGGCATCGAATTCGCCGGGCGTCTGGCGGAAGACTTCAAGCTCACCAGCGCGACATGGGTTCATGTTGGAGCGCTGCGCATGAGGGCGATTGCCGCGATGGCTCCGGTTGCACAGGACATTGTTATTGCGGGTCATGATTGCGATGACGTCGGGTTTTTGATTTTTCCGGCCCCAGGTTGCTGTGCTACCGATCAGACCGTCCGGAATCAGGTGCGCGAAGGAATGATCCGGCTGCGCGCCGAAGGCGGCGGCAGCTCAACTTATGCGGCGCGCGCCGTCCTGCTGGACGAGCCGCCGTCGATCGATGCGGGAGAGATCACGGACAAGGGATATATCAATCAGCGTGCAGTTCTGGAAAGCCGGGCAGAGATAGTGAAACGGCTATACGCGCAGAGCCCGGATGATTTGGTGATCGTTCTCTAA